Proteins from a genomic interval of Debaryomyces hansenii CBS767 chromosome E complete sequence:
- a CDS encoding DEHA2E04070p (no similarity): protein MWFSLYFLPLILLISTSQKSLVLSCSGDVLPYDKLDVDDWIISSTYIEKRYPYFTFSCNSTMCSIREMDYLFHDIAYTFRVKDIVKSLMFMYGSDYIQLVEYDETGLEDSSYSDGDDDDDGESKKSSLPSDNGSDGNDDDDTKSSANKSQSNSLSSQIYVTLLLCLLTIFNYS, encoded by the coding sequence ATGTGGTTTAGTTTGTACTTTTTACCACTTATTCTTCTAATAAGTACATCACAAAAGTCACTAGTATTGTCCTGTTCGGGGGACGTTTTGCCCTACGATAAATTAGATGTTGATGATTGGATAATTTCCAGTacatatattgaaaagagaTATCCATATTTTACATTTTCTTGCAATTCTACCATGTGCTCCATAAGAGAAATGGACTACTTGTTTCATGATATCGCCTACACATTTCGGGTCAAAGACATTGTGAAATCGTTAATGTTTATGTACGGTTCTGATTATATTCAACTAGTTGAGTACGACGAAACTGGACTTGAAGACAGTTCTTACAGTGAtggtgatgatgatgacgatggTGAGAGTAAAAAATCCAGTTTGCCAAGTGATAATGGTTCTGATGGtaatgatgacgatgataCTAAAAGTTCAGCAAATAAAAGTCAGTCCAACTCCCTTTCTTCTCAAATTTATGTCACCTTATTACTCTGTCTCTTGACTATATTCAATTACTCCTAA
- a CDS encoding DEHA2E04202p (weakly similar to uniprot|P39003 Saccharomyces cerevisiae YDR343C HXT6 High-affinity glucose transporter of the major facilitator superfamily) — MKHKIFSRLKRSVSNAGDSMSVKSIKDDDGHIPIPREIYNWKIVLVAITAASAAIIIGYDTGFIGGTVELESFQKEFGMDKMSSDERSLVSANVVSIFHAGAFWGALSMYPIGELFGRKVGLIVSGFILTLGCAIAMISNNERGLGAVYAGRVLSGFGIGGCSGLAPIYISEISPASIRGKLVGCFELSWQVGGIVGYWINFGVQENQPISTKQWLIPFAIQLVPAGMFWILTFVIPESPRFLVSKGKIEKARKNLAFLRDLPEEHEYSLHEMDLFIADSEKKSKIGTGFFAPIKEVFTSKKLLYRLLLSTSLFPMQNGTGINAITYYSPTVFKSLGMDGSSAGLLSTGIFGIIKGVSALFWMFFIVDNLGRRFALIVMSVPLSLCMWYIGAYVYVADPASRLASGNTEMDAGGKTAQGLLYIWSVAYAMSWNGTPWIINSEIFSQEVRTFTSAINASSNWFWSFIMSRFTGKAFEATSYGLYFLFASCMVLFPCVVYMLYPETKEVPLEAIDYLFEVPAWRARDYAMSKFEIEYEGQYTADPSSSEQSFHEAHFPDKGNS, encoded by the coding sequence ATGAAGCATAAGATATTTAGTAGATTAAAGAGACTGGTCTCGAATGCAGGCGACTCGATGTCGGTGAAATCCATCAAAGACGACGATGGTCATATCCCGATTCCCAGGGAAATATATAACTGGAAGATCGTTTTGGTAGCGATTACAGCAGCATCAGCAGCAATCATTATAGGGTACGATACTGGTTTCATCGGAGGCACTGTTGAATTGGAAAGTTTCCAGAAAGAATTTGGTATGGATAAAATGTCATCTGATGAAAGATCGTTGGTTAGTGCCAACGTTGTATCTATCTTCCACGCAGGTGCCTTTTGGGGAGCTTTACTGATGTACCCAATAGGTGAATTATTTGGTAGAAAGGTCGGGTTGATTGTATCTGGATTCATCTTGACTTTAGGATGCGCCATTGCGATGAtctcaaataatgaaagagGATTAGGAGCAGTATATGCCGGGAGAGTTTTGAGTGGTTTTGGAATTGGAGGTTGTTCAGGATTGGCACCAATCTATATTTCAGAAATCAGTCCAGCATCAATTAGAGGTAAACTAGTTGGATGCTTCGAATTGTCATGGCAAGTCGGAGGTATCGTCGGATACTGGATTAACTTTGGTGTACAAGAAAACCAACCTATTTCTACCAAACAGTGGCTCATTCCGTTTGCGATTCAGTTGGTACCTGCTGGCATGTTCTGGATATTAACATTTGTAATTCCTGAGTCTCCAAGATTTTTGGTTTCAAAAGGAAAGATCGAAAAAGCAAGAAAAAACTTAGCTTTCTTGAGAGACTTACCTGAAGAACATGAATACTCACTACACGAAATGGACCTTTTCATTGCTGATTCAGAGAAAAAATCTAAAATTGGTACTGGGTTTTTTGCGCCTATAAAAGAAGTATTTACAAGTAAAAAGCTTCTCTATAGACTATTATTATCGACCTCATTATTCCCAATGCAAAATGGTACTGGTATAAATGCTATTACATATTATTCTCCTACTGTTTTCAAATCGTTAGGGATGGATGGTTCAAGTGCAGGTTTACTTTCGACTGGtatttttggtattataAAGGGGGTTTCTGCATTATTTTGGATGTTTTTCATCGTCGATAACTTAGGACGTCGGTTTGCTTTGATTGTAATGTCGGTTCCATTATCACTTTGTATGTGGTATATCGGTGCCTACGTTTACGTTGCCGACCCAGCCTCTAGGTTAGCGTCTGGTAACACTGAAATGGATGCTGGAGGGAAAACTGCCCAAGGATTATTGTACATTTGGAGTGTGGCGTACGCCATGTCATGGAATGGTACTCCGTGGATTATAAACTCAGAAATCTTTTCCCAAGAAGTTAGGACTTTCACATCCGCCATTAATGCATCCTCAAACTGGTTTTGGTCGTTCATTATGAGTAGATTTACCGGAAAAGCCTTCGAAGCTACATCATATGGGTTATACTTCTTATTTGCTTCCTGTATGGTATTATTCCCATGCGTGGTTTACATGCTATACCCGGAAACAAAGGAAGTGCCGTTAGAGGCAATTGACTATTTATTTGAGGTTCCGGCTTGGAGAGCAAGAGATTACGCTATGAGCAAATTCGAAATCGAATATGAGGGCCAATACACAGCAGACCCTTCGAGCTCAGAACAATCCTTTCATGAAGCGCACTTCCCTGATAAAGGAAATTCATAG
- a CDS encoding DEHA2E04246p (similar to uniprot|P53102 Saccharomyces cerevisiae YGL183C MND1 Protein required for recombination and meiotic nuclear division) has translation MAPKKGLSAEDKKEKLYEFFNQSHTFYTLKEIEKEGSKYAKISSMLIKDIVQQLIDDNLINCEKCGTTNLYWCFKFDKIKTLQTQYNNYQNKLKEKQLERDQLIEKIQSGKLQRLVKSDFGNRHKLIDQFTCLSKRKLHLEEELLKYGDNDPQLIQTLDEKNVHLISAIETFTDDIESMIYYFTKVSSATIEESDLRSELGIPSEFAELPKM, from the exons ATG GCACCTAAGAAAGGGTTATCAgcagaagataaaaaagaaaagttgtacgaatttttcaaccaaAGTCATACATTCTATACTttgaaggaaattgaaaaagaaggaTCAAAGTACGCCAAAATATCATCGATGCTTATCAAAGATATAGTCCAGCAATTGATAGATGacaatttaattaattgtgAAAAATGTGGTACGACAAACTTGTATTGGtgtttcaaatttgataagattAAAACTTTACAAACCcagtataataattacCAGAACAAACTAAAAGAGAAACAATTAGAAAGGGACCAACTCATTGAGAAAATTCAACTGGGCAAGTTGCAAAGACTTGTAAAGAGCGATTTCGGTAACAGACATAAATTGATAGATCAATTCACATGCCTCAGTAAACGTAAACTAcatttggaagaagaattgcTAAAATATGGCGATAACGATCCCCAATTGATTCAGACATTAGATGAAAAGAATGTACATCTAATACTGGCAATAGAAACATTTACGGATGATATCGAATCGATGATTTACTATTTTACCAAGGTATCCTCGGCTACTATCGAAGAGCTGGATTTGAGAAGCGAACTAGGAATTCCTTCTGAATTTGCTGAATTACCAAAAATGTAA
- a CDS encoding DEHA2E04158p (no similarity) has product MENIYDYSSSEDSDTDELPPVPELNIYSQNYSNQFDMSSIFVYIPWNPSLSVLNHLKSICNRTIKHVHTRNPGVGKKYNWNIVGAPSKGLDGRFSVTNNQLLRSHHITLFPNVRGESYKMKQYIENVSGSLSNMPIPASLVQEDSKEAERISNLNRILFQATSTKEGLQNKEKKYVSLNFEPKLSFYTSSTTNSIFIAGKVRLTPDSTIFFKNINQIIVDNIKLLDVTSEQSPIEQDYHISLILGELKGFETNRAEVGKLIRLMKELDFTNELENINISINSLRINEISSSRNSYEVPLNI; this is encoded by the coding sequence ATGGAAAATATATACGACTACTCGTCCTCTGAAGATTCTGACACCGACGAGCTTCCTCCGGTACCCGAACTAAACATATATCTGCAAAATTATTCCAACCAATTTGACATGTCGAGCATATTTGTGTATATTCCTTGGAACCCATCTCTCTCGGTCCTCAACCACTTGAAGCTGATTTGCAATAGAACCATTAAACATGTGCACACTAGGAACCCAGGAGTGGGTAAAAAGTACAATTGGAACATTGTGGGTGCACCGTCGAAGGGTTTGGATGGACGGTTCAGTGTGACCAACAACCAGTTGCTTAGAAGCCACCATATTACACTCTTTCCGAATGTCAGAGGAGAATCTTACAAGATGAAACAATATATCGAGAATGTTAGTGGGTCCCTATCCAATATGCCTATTCCTGCAAGCTTGGTACAAGAGGACTCCAAGGAGGCTGAAAGAATTAGTAATCTCAACCGGATTTTATTCCAGGCCACTTCTACGAAAGAAGGCCTTCAAAACAAGGAAAAAAAATACGTTTCCTTGAACTTTGAGCCGAAGTTGAGTTTCTATACTAGTTCCACCACAAATAGCATATTCATAGCTGGTAAGGTTCGCCTCACCCCGGACTCGactatatttttcaaaaatataaacCAGATAATCGTTGATAACATCAAATTGCTTGATGTAACAAGCGAGCAGTCCCCTATTGAGCAGGACTATCATATCTCCTTGATCCTAGGCGAATTAAAGGGTTTCGAGACAAATCGTGCTGAAGTTGGAAAATTGATCCGGCTCATGAAAGAGTTGGATTTTACAAACGAACTTGAGAATATTAACATCAGCATAAATTCCTTAagaataaatgaaatatccTCATCTAGAAACTCCTACGAAGTTCCTCtcaatatataa
- a CDS encoding DEHA2E04180p (weakly similar to uniprot|P32467 Saccharomyces cerevisiae YHR092C HXT4 High-affinity glucose transporter of the major facilitator superfamily), whose amino-acid sequence MGKNVLNKLKRRLSNAGDSMSIKSAKENETHIPIPNEIYNWKIVLVALVSASAAIIIGYDSGFIGGTVSLVSFQQEFGLDKMSPDQSTLITANVVSVFHAGAFWGSLIMYPIGEVLGRKAGLIISGFLLTFGAAITLIANQDRGLGAIYAGRIITGIGIGGCSGLAPIYISEISPSSIRGKLVGCWELSWQIGGIVGYWINYGVLEHIPNSTKQWIIPFAIQLIPSGIFFGCLFLIPESPRYLISRGKMAKAKKNLAFLRGLPEDHEYSLHEIDIFTTDIEERIAKIGNGFFAPIVEIFTNKKLIYRLFLSTALFPMQNGSGINAINYYSPTVFKSLGVSGPNAGLLSTGIFGILKGFASVIWIFFVVEIMGRRTALIWFSIPCSLCMWYIGAYIKISDPAARLASGNTKMDAGGKAAQALLYIWTIFYGASWNGTPWVINSEIFSQEVRTFTQAVNSSSNWFWAFIMGRFTGRAFEATSYGLYFLFGACMIVFPIIIFFFYPETKGVPLEAIDHLFEVPAWRAREYALDKFEREYENGELIQEHAHEVNAHGSVTSDDEKVGGVQINVTNGSSFASNSINDRT is encoded by the coding sequence ATGGGAAAGAACGtattaaacaaattaaagaGAAGGCTTTCAAATGCCGGTGATTCGATGTCTATTAAGTCAGCGAAAGAAAATGAGACTCATATTCCTATTCCAAATGAGATCTACAATTGGAAGATTGTTTTAGTTGCACTTGTTTCTGCATCTGCGGCTATCATCATTGGTTACGACTCAGGTTTTATTGGAGGCACTGTCTCGTTGGTAAGTTTCCAACAAGAGTTTGGTTTAGATAAGATGCTGCCAGATCAAAGTACCCTTATCACTGCTAATGTTGTTTCTGTGTTCCATGCTGGTGCTTTCTGGGGTTCATTAATTATGTACCCAATTGGTGAAGTTTTAGGTAGAAAGGCTGGGTTGATTATTTCTGGATTCTTGTTAACCTTTGGTGCTGCTATTACATTAATTGCAAATCAAGATAGAGGATTAGGAGCTATCTATGCAGGTCGAATCATTACTGGTATTGGTATTGGTGGGTGTTCAGGATTGGCTccaatttatatttctgaaATCAGTCCTTCTTCCATCAGAGGTAAGTTAGTTGGATGCTGGGAATTATCGTGGCAAATTGGTGGTATCGTCGGATACTGGATCAATTACGGTGTCTTAGAACATATTCCAAATTCTACAAAACAATGGATTATTCCGTTTGctattcaattaattccatCTGGTATTTTCTTCGGTTGTTTATTCCTCATTCCTGAATCACCAAGATACTTGATCTCGAGAGGTAAGATGGCCAAGGCTAAGAAGAATTTAGCTTTCTTGAGAGGTTTGCCTGAGGATCACGAATATTCCTTACATGAAATTGATATCTTTACCactgatattgaagaaagaattgcTAAGATCGGAAATGGGTTCTTTGCTccaattgttgaaatttttacaaataagaaattaatttatagATTATTCTTATCAACTGCATTATTTCCAATGCAAAATGGTTCTGGTATTAATGCTATTAACTACTATTCTCCAACCGTTTTTAAGTCTTTAGGCGTTAGTGGCCCTAATGCTGGTTTATTGTCTACTGGTATCTTCGGTATATTAAAAGGATTTGCATCTGTTATTTGGATTTTCTTCGTGGTGGAAATAATGGGTCGTCGTACTGCCTTGATTTGGTTCTCAATTCCATGTTCGCTTTGTATGTGGTATATTGGTGCATACATCAAGATTTCAGACCCAGCCGCAAGATTAGCATCCGGTAATACTAAGATGGATGCCGGTGGTAAGGCTGCGCAGGCTTTATTATACATTTGGACTATCTTCTACGGGGCTTCATGGAACGGTACTCCATGGGTTATTAATTCAGAGATTTTTTCTCAGGAAGTTAGAACTTTCACTCAGGCTGTTAACTCTTCTTCGAACTGGTTCTGGGCTTTCATTATGGGAAGATTTACTGGGAGAGCCTTTGAAGCAACCTCATACGGGTTATACTTCTTATTTGGGGCATGTATGATTGTGTTTCctattatcattttcttcttttacCCTGAAACCAAGGGTGTTCCATTAGAAGCTATCGACCACTTGTTCGAAGTTCCAGCCTGGAGAGCAAGAGAATACGCATTAGATAAATTCGAAAgagaatatgaaaatggAGAATTAATCCAAGAACATGCTCATGAAGTAAATGCACATGGTTCTGTTACATCAGATGACGAAAAAGTTGGGGGTGTTCAAATCAATGTAACAAATGGAAGTTCATTTGCATCTAACTCTATCAACGACAGAACATGA
- a CDS encoding DEHA2E04224p (weakly similar to uniprot|P32465 Saccharomyces cerevisiae YHR094C HXT1 Low-affinity glucose transporter of the major facilitator superfamily) encodes MNDINLESCTQKPNMNHKLINKLKRRVSSAGDSMSIKSAREQADHVPIPDAIYNYKLVIVAVTAAAAAVIIGYDAGFIGGTVSLESFKQEFGMDKMSSDQATLIEANVVSVFQAGAFWGALMMYPVGEIFGRKVGLIISGFLLTFGAAISLISNKDTGLGAIYAGRVLTGVGIGGCSGLAPIYVSEISPAAVRGKLVGCWELSWQIGGIIGYWINYGVLQNIPTSKKQWLIPFAIQLIPSGLFWIGACIIPESPRFLVSKGKMEKARKNLAYLRNIPEDHEYSHHEIDVFTKDIQERRAKIGDGFFAPILAIVKSKKLLIRLLMSTSLFPMQNGSGINAITYYSPTVFKSLGVSGSDAGLLSTGIFGIIKAFASVVWIFFIVDLMGRRSSLIWFSVPCSLCMWYIGAYVYVADPAARLATGDTQMDAGGKAAQGLLYIWTFFYGASWNGTPWVINSEIFSQDVRTFTQAINAASNWFWAFIMGRFTGQAFEATSYGLYFVFAACMIVFPLFIFFFYPETKGVPLEAIDHLFEVPAWRAREYAMEKYDAEFEGGEFQEDDFASYPSSHEEKVGAATNVTVNTDPSDNR; translated from the coding sequence ATGAACGATATTAATTTGGAAAGTTGTACGCAAAAGCCTAACATGAACCATAAGCTAATTAATAAGTTAAAGAGAAGAGTGTCTAGTGCAGGAGACTCGATGTCCATCAAGTCAGCTAGAGAACAGGCAGATCATGTTCCTATTCCAGATGCAATCTACAACTATAAGTTGGTTATTGTTGCAGTCACAGCAGCAGCTGCTGCTGTGATTATTGGGTACGATGCTGGTTTCATTGGGGGAACTGTGTCGTTGGAAAGTTTTAAGCAAGAGTTTGGCATGGACAAAATGTCGAGTGACCAAGCCACGCTTATTGAAGCAAATGTTGTGTCTGTTTTTCAGGCTGGTGCATTCTGGGGAGCATTAATGATGTACCCAGTGGGGGAAATTTTTGGTAGAAAGGTAGGTTTAATTATTTCTGGGTTCTTATTGACGTTCGGTGCGGctatttctttaatttcgaACAAAGACACTGGTTTAGGGGCTATTTATGCCGGTAGAGTGTTGACTGGTGTTGGTATCGGTGGATGTTCCGGACTTGCGCCAATTTATGTGTCAGAAATCAGTCCTGCTGCTGTCAGAGGTAAGTTAGTTGGGTGCTGGGAGTTATCATGGCAAATTGGAGGTATTATTGGGTATTGGATTAACTATGGTGTGCTACAAAATATTCCAACCTCGAAGAAACAGTGGCTCATTCCCTTTGCTATCCAATTAATTCCATCTGGGTTATTCTGGATTGGTGCTTGTATTATCCCTGAATCGCCTAGATTTTTAGTCTCGAAGGGTAAAATGGAAAAGGCTAGAAAGAACTTGGCATATTTAAGAAATATCCCTGAAGATCATGAATATTCTCACCACGAAATCGATGTTTTCACTAAGGATATCCAAGAAAGAAGAGCTAAGATTGGTGATGGTTTCTTTGCCCCAATTTTAGCTATTGTCAAAAGTAAGAAGTTGCTCATCAGATTACTTATGTCTACTTCTTTATTCCCAATGCAAAATGGTTCTGGTATTAATGCCATCACTTATTATTCTCCTACCGTTTTCAAGTCTTTAGGTGTTAGTGGTTCTGATGCGGGATTGTTATCCACGGGtatttttggtattattaAGGCATTTGCTTCAGTTGTTTGgatcttcttcattgttGATTTAATGGGTCGTCgttcttcattaatttggTTCTCAGTACCATGTTCACTCTGCATGTGGTATATTGGAGCATACGTTTATGTTGCAGACCCAGCCGCAAGATTAGCAACTGGTGATACTCAAATGGATGCTGGTGGTAAGGCAGCTCAAggattattatatatttggaCCTTTTTTTACGGGGCCTCGTGGAACGGTACTCCATGGGTTATTAATTCTGAAATTTTTTCCCAAGACGTTAGAACATTCACTCAAGCTATTAATGCTGCATCTAACTGGTTTTGGGCCTTCATTATGGGTAGATTTACTGGACAAGCATTCGAGGCCACTTCGTACGGTTTGTACTTCGTATTTGCTGCATGTATGATTGTATTCccattatttattttcttcttttacCCTGAAACTAAGGGTGTTCCATTAGAAGCTATCGACCACTTGTTCGAAGTACCAGCTTGGAGAGCAAGAGAATATGCTATGGAAAAATACGATGCTGAATTCGAAGGTGGTGAATTTCAGGAGGACGATTTCGCTTCATACCCATCATCACACGAAGAAAAGGTAGGTGCTGCTACTAATGTTACAGTAAATACTGATCCTTCTGATAATAGATAA
- a CDS encoding DEHA2E04048p (no similarity) has translation MTDLRPNNREGSLDEMPITPVISGSSSKGHILRLLYYHTTNGYSVTEAS, from the coding sequence ATGACAGATTTGAGACCAAATAATAGAGAAGGGTCACTCGATGAAATGCCTATTACACCTGTCATATCCGGCTCGTCGTCTAAGGGCCATATTCTCCGCTTATTGTACTATCATACTACGAACGGATATTCTGTTACTGAAGCGTCATAG
- a CDS encoding DEHA2E04136p (weakly similar to uniprot|P40956 Saccharomyces cerevisiae YGL181W GTS1 Contains a zinc-finger in the N-terminus and a long Gln-rich region in the C-terminus), giving the protein MSKRFQKNIEKQLIDIVNSRGNENKCGECGSAYPTWASWNLGVLLCGRCASLHRKVLPKDVSKVKSLTLDQWTSEQVDCLKRIGNKKAKKKWNPKRFPFPHDDDDDGPIEEFLKDKYIMGRFRDDNFAAVEYDDKNSRYSGDGVSTPVSGNRSRSRSNSMRPKASDPIPPLSHRKLTTFESTQYSKQENTILRYGYSNRDSILEALLLSNGSIEFALDILDNDAKVNPAQEELPPALPTRPARSTSLSENNPMNSVLGQQQSQTQPSNDWWSNSNASSNTNTGATMPSVPTSATGASVTQAQIYQYTDPVTGQISYIDSNGQQYLDPTNQQHQQMLYQQQNPQLVAQQTNKQAILSLYSQPNQNNSNSAVPNSQQPQQTGFGSQQQPQQQTGFGFQQQPQQPQQTGFGFQQQPQQTGFSGFQPQQTGFAQQPTGFSNFAPQQQQQQPHQQQQYQQQYQQGYWN; this is encoded by the coding sequence ATGTCTAAGAGGTTCCAGAAGAACATCGAGAAGCAATTGATTGATATAGTAAATAGTAGGGGTAACGAAAATAAATGCGGTGAATGTGGGTCTGCATATCCGACATGGGCTTCATGGAACTTAGGTGTTCTCTTGTGTGGAAGATGTGCTTCACTTCATAGAAAGGTTTTACCAAAGGACGTTTCAAAGGTTAAGTCGTTGACATTAGATCAATGGACATCCGAGCAAGTAGACTGCTTGAAAAGGATTGGAAATAAGAAGGCTAAGAAGAAATGGAACCCTAAAAGGTTTCCATTTCCTCAcgatgatgacgacgaTGGGcctattgaagaatttcttaAGGATAAGTACATAATGGGGAGGTTCCGAGATGATAACTTTGCTGCGGTTGAATACGACGATAAAAATAGCAGATATTCGGGTGATGGTGTTTCTACCCCTGTGAGTGGAAACAGGCTGAGATCGAGGCTGAATTCAATGAGACCAAAGGCTTCGGATCCTATTCCACCTTTGAGTCATAGGAAGTTAACCACGTTTGAATCGACTCAATATTCAAAGCAGGAGAACACAATATTAAGATATGGGTATTCGAACAGGGACTCTATTCTAGAAGCATTATTGTTAAGTAATGGAAGTATAGAGTTTGCGTTGGACATTTTGGACAACGATGCAAAAGTGAACCCAGCACAGGAAGAGCTTCCACCGGCGTTGCCCACGAGACCGGCCAGATCAACTTCACTTCTGGAAAACAATCCTATGAATTCTGTACTTGGTCAGCAGCAACTGCAAACACAACCAAGCAATGATTGGTGGTCCAACTCGAACGCCAGTTCGAATACAAATACCGGCGCTACAATGCCAAGTGTTCCAACCTCAGCGACCGGTGCGTCAGTAACTCAAGCACAGATCTACCAGTATACGGATCCTGTTACGGGACAGATATCGTATATAGATTCGAACGGTCAGCAATACTTAGATCCAACTAACCAACAACACCAACAGATGTTGTATCAGCAACAAAATCCGCAATTAGTTGCGCAGCAGACTAATAAACAGgcaatattatcattgtaCAGCCAGCCAAACCAAAATAACTCTAACTCCGCAGTGCCAAATTCGCAGCAACCGCAGCAGACAGGTTTTGGTTCTCAGCAACAGCCACAACAACAGACTGGTTTTGGTTTCCAACAACAACCTCAACAACCTCAACAGACGGGCTTTGGTTTCCAACAACAACCACAACAGACTGGATTCTCAGGATTCCAACCCCAACAGACTGGCTTTGCACAGCAGCCAACAGGTTTTCTGAATTTTGCGCcgcaacaacaacagcaacaaccacaccaacaacaacagTATCAACAGCAGTATCAACAGGGTTACTGGAACTAA
- a CDS encoding DEHA2E04092p (no similarity) gives MLAVMYIFSSIIIATAIMRSLVSGSMALNGTSEYILQFDKAWEESNKNWDDYIQFKTFSCNKTDCCIMGANCSNFTKDFTFPIEDALIVLVSCFGPPYYSYIEDKIAGSYGPAGSIEQIGY, from the coding sequence ATGTTAGCCGTTATGTACATTTTCTCAAGTATAATAATTGCAACTGCTATAATGCGCTCACTAGTTAGTGGATCCATGGCTCTTAATGGTACTTCAGAGTATATTCTACAATTTGATAAAGCGTGGGAAGAATCTAATAAAAACTGGGATGATTATATTCAGTTTAAAACATTTTCTTGCAATAAAACCGACTGTTGCATTATGGGTGCAAACTGCCTGAATTTTACTAAAGATTTTACATTCCCCATTGAAGATGCTTTGATAGTATTAGTGCTGTGCTTTGGTCCCCCTTATTATTCGTATATTGAGGACAAGATAGCTGGTCTGTACGGACCAGCAGGATCGATTGAACAGATTGGTTATTGA